A region of Oncorhynchus masou masou isolate Uvic2021 chromosome 29, UVic_Omas_1.1, whole genome shotgun sequence DNA encodes the following proteins:
- the LOC135519928 gene encoding heparan-sulfate 6-O-sulfotransferase 2-like codes for MDEKSTYQHRLYIALVMVLLFGVIVLQYVCPSSDCQLLHIGSLSSRSGGNSIGSRGEVNNIGLSGKDPYVAEDGAIARFVPRFNFTTSDLSRLVDFNIKGDDVIVFLHIQKTGGTTFGRHLVRNIKLERPCECHAGQKKCTCYRPGKRETWLFSRFSTGWSCGLHADWTELTNCVPSLMNMREPPKKPTVPSRNYYYITILRDPVWRYLSEWRHVQRGATWKASLHVCDGRSPTLAELPSCYPGDDWSGCSLKDFMDCPYNLANNRQVRMLADLSLVGCYNDSAMSEDERWAVLLESAKRNLRGMAFFGLTEYQRKTQYLFEKTFRLAFIAPFTQLNGTRASSVEVAPETQQRIRQLNQWDVELYEYARDLFLQRFQVARQQERRQAREKRQQERRRLRGRLGSTRLGIGWPVAMWPSNKPQWTETQAGEAITTHLRPPSPEMKQEREGGEAVEAEVQLPEWWGLEENSTMEDYMDNVEQWR; via the exons ATGGATGAAAAGTCCACCTACCAACACCGGCTCTATATTGCCCTGGTGATGGTGTTGCTCTTTGGCGTTATTGTGCTTCAGTACGTTTGTCCTAGCTCCGATTGCCAGCTGTTGCACATAGGATCATTGTCCTCCAGGTCGGGCGGCAATTCCATCGGGTCCCGGGGTGAGGTAAACAACATTGGCCTCAGTGGAAAGGACCCGTACGTCGCTGAGGACGGTGCAATAGCCCGGTTCGTTCCCCGCTTCAATTTCACAACTTCCGACCTCAGTCGCCTCGTTGACTTCAATATCAAGGGAGACGATGTTATTGTTTTTCTTCACATCCAGAAGACAGGGGGCACAACCTTTGGTCGACATTTAGTGCGTAATATTAAACTCGAGAGGCCTTGTGAGTGTCATGCTGGCCAAAAGAAATGTACCTGTTACCGGCCAGGTAAAAGGGAAACGTGGCTTTTCTCCCGGTTCTCGACCGGATGGAGCTGCGGTCTTCACGCGGACTGGACAGAGCTGACCAACTGCGTGCCGTCCCTCATGAACATGCGTGAGCCACCGAAGAAGCCTACAGTTCCCAG CCGGAACTACTACTACATCACCATCCTGCGTGACCCGGTGTGGCGCTATCTGAGCGAGTGGCGGCACGTGCAGCGTGGTGCCACCTGGAAGGCCTCCCTGCACGTGTGTGACGGTCGCTCCCCCACGCTGGCCGAGCTGCCCAGCTGCTACCCCGGGGATGACTGGTCAGGCTGCTCTCTGAAGGATTTCATGGACTGCCCCTACAACCTGGCCAACAACCGGCAGGTCCGCATGCTGGCAGATCTCAGCCTAGTGGGCTGTTACAACGACTCGGCCATGAGTGAGGACGAGCGCTGGGCAGTGTTATTAGAGAGCGCCAAGCGGAACCTGCGGGGTATGGCCTTCTTTGGCCTGACAGAGTACCAGAGGAAAACCCAGTATCTGTTTGAGAAGACCTTCCGCCTGGCGTTCATCGCCCCCTTCACCCAGCTCAACGGGACGCGGGCGAGCAGTGTAGAGGTCGCCCCTGAGACGCAACAACGGATCCGCCAGCTGAACCAATGGGACGTGGAGCTGTATGAGTACGCACGCGACCTGTTCCTCCAGCGCTTCCAGGTGGCCCGTCAGCAGGAGAGGAGGCAGGCCAGGGAGAAGAggcagcaggagaggaggaggcttcGAGGGAGGCTGGGGTCAACTAGGCTGGGGATAGGATGGCCGGTGGCGATGTGGCCCAGCAACAAACCCCAGTGGACAGAGACCCAGGCCGGGGAGGCGATCACCACCCACCTACGACCACCCTCCCCAGAGATGAAGCAGGAGAGGGAAGGTGGAGAGGCGGTTGAGGCTGAGGTGCAGCTGCCAGAGTGGtggggtctggaggagaacagcacCATGGAGGACTACATGGACAATGTGGAACAGTGGCGGTAG